The following nucleotide sequence is from Salvia splendens isolate huo1 chromosome 2, SspV2, whole genome shotgun sequence.
TCAATGTTTCTCTTTTCCATCTCCTCCATTAATTGTGCTGCGGCGTGCACATCCTTTGATCTGACGAGAGAACTCAACAAGGCATTATAAGCCCCAGTGTCTGGATGTAGAGATCTCCTAAGAATTTCCTCAAATAAGTGCTTAGCCTTTGAGATATTACGAGCCACCCCAGCTCCATGAATTAACGTGGTTATTGTTTCTAACGAGGGAGAGAAACCTGCACGTTCCATTTCTTCAAGAAGTCTTAGAGCATCGCCAAAACACCCTTTCTTACAGTACACATCAATTCTGATGTTATACGTAACACTGTTTGGCTTAAAACCCCTCCGGATCATCTCATGATGGAACAATTCTACTGCAGTAATATCACCAGATTCTTTAAATCCCAGCAGCAAAATATTCATTGTCTTGGTGTTGGGAGGAAACCGAGGATGCATCTTGTGGAAAACAGATCGCGCTTCTTTCATTTGACGCTGGGTGCAGAATGCTCGGAGAAGCACATTAAACTCATTTGTGCCAAATTTCTTTCCTCGAAATATATCCTTCTCCATCTTCTCAAATGCTTCTATGGTGACTTCATAGGACTGGGATTTCGCTATTCTGGACAACATTATGCTCATTGACTTGAGCGTGAGCAGGGAAGGGTGGCTCCGCCTGATATCCTCTAATAACTCCCACGCTTTGTGAAGGTAACGCATACGTGCAAGAATATGCAGCGTTTTGTCAAATGCACCGGAACTAGGAACGTAGAGCTTACAATCAAGGcaatatttgaaaaattcatATGCTTTCAGGCCATTCGTATGCGCACCAAACAAGCTACCTAGAACGTTTTCAACAAATGGGGGTGACAAGGCAGTCGGGGGAATTTGGCGTTGTAAGGTGGGACGAAGCGGTTGATCGGGAAAAGGATGGTCACTGATCATTCTAACAACTCTTTCAATCTGTGTACCCATTTCTATAGAGGAGCAAAACAAGGCAACACTCTGCCTCTTACAGATATTCAAATGTTGAACAATTTTACAATTTCTGCCTGTGAGAAGCATCATATATTCAAATTGCTTCTATTCCAATTAACTCAAATCTGTGAAGCTCCAAAACCTAATATGcttcaacaacaaaaaaaattgaactcaAACACAATAAAAACTACAATCAAAACTCCACATAAACGAAAAGCTGTTGAAAATACAGGGAAAGCATATCATTAATGAGATGCATATAGCTAAAACAATCTATTGTAAAAAGTTGAACTTGACTCACCGCCTATATATTGCTTATAGCACGCCGGCAATTGCTTAGTATTTCATCGAACATATAATATGCATTCAGCTGACGACCACAAAGGAGATGGAATTTCGAATCAAAACAACGGAAATGGTAATTGAAATCAACCAGCTCACAACGCAGTAGTGTTCGATTTAACAGAAATCAGATAGTCGGAGAGAGGGATAGAGAGTGACTGAGAGATGGACAAggagaaataaattaattaatttatttattactcgttgaattttaatttatggaGTGGGCCAAACATAATGTTGCTGGgcttaaataatactccatgatTAGTAATATGGGCTTATAAACAGCTACTAACATATttggaattttaattttaaaaataaagagtattttttatttgggCCAATATGCTGGTTATTTATAAGAGTGCATAATATATTAATGGTATcatgatcaaaataaatacagaGATTTACTGGAGTCTTGGACAGAATGAAGTTTGATTACAATAAGTAGTAATGTATTGTTTATATATTGAGTTGGGGATTGGAGAACTAGAGattgaaatttataaattatatagcTTTGGTGTGTTTTGCTTTTTTGTGTGatacattttctttcttttagttCGTCTAGTTTGTGTTTTTTGTTTGTCGTGTATT
It contains:
- the LOC121760328 gene encoding pentatricopeptide repeat-containing protein At3g61360-like, which translates into the protein MMLLTGRNCKIVQHLNICKRQSVALFCSSIEMGTQIERVVRMISDHPFPDQPLRPTLQRQIPPTALSPPFVENVLGSLFGAHTNGLKAYEFFKYCLDCKLYVPSSGAFDKTLHILARMRYLHKAWELLEDIRRSHPSLLTLKSMSIMLSRIAKSQSYEVTIEAFEKMEKDIFRGKKFGTNEFNVLLRAFCTQRQMKEARSVFHKMHPRFPPNTKTMNILLLGFKESGDITAVELFHHEMIRRGFKPNSVTYNIRIDVYCKKGCFGDALRLLEEMERAGFSPSLETITTLIHGAGVARNISKAKHLFEEILRRSLHPDTGAYNALLSSLVRSKDVHAAAQLMEEMEKRNIEHDNVTYHNMFLGLMRSDGIDGVSALYTKMVKKNFVPKTRTVVMLMKFFCQNSRVDLGLDLWNYLVEKGHCPHSHSLDLLVTALCARGRVEESIACSKQMLERGRLVSERVFQMLERLLVEMGESEKLEELECLIQKLKQLLPSRPADNMNDRI